AAAAATACAAATTTTGCCAATTATAAATTGACCTTAAAAGATAATCTAAAGTCCCAAATGATGGTGGCATTAGTTGATGAAACCAAGGGTAACCGTGTTTTAGGTGTGATGAAAATCTTTTCTGAATGGAAAGAGCCATTATTTGCCTTTAAGCGAAATGAAGTAGTTTCGATGATAAAGGAAACTGCAAAGCAGCTATCCATCATACAAGGGAAAGATAAATTGAAAGGGCAATTATTTTTTTTATTAGGTGCTGGAGCCAGTCTTGAGGCTAAGATTCCAACTTCAAACGAGATGGTAAAAAAAATTGAAGATTGTTTTACTACTGGAAAGAAGAAAGATGTAAAAAAATGGAAGGATGTTGAAGGTTTGTTTAACTTCTTAAAAAGCTGCATTATTTATTCAGAAGGTATTTTTGGCCAGTTTGGTCAGTTTAATGTTGAAAAACTACTGATTGTAATGGCAGAGATTGAAAAAAAGGACAAAAATATTATGTATCCGTTTATTGGGGCATGGAATATCCGGTTGTTTGATCAGGCTGGTGAAAATTTTGACAAACTCAAAAAGCTAAATGGTTTAATAAGAGGAAAGTTAAAGGAATGGCTTGAAATTGAATACCTTGATGCAAAATACTATGAAGGGTTTAGGGTATTACAAAGTCAAATGGACGACCCACTCAAAATATTTACACTTAATTATGATCTTTGTTTTGAAAAAGTTGTAGGAAATAACATTTTTACTGTTGAGACTGGTTTCAATAAAAATAACATGGTTTGGAACCAGCATAATTTTGAAAATACTGATAACAAGCATTTTTTATTGTTCAAACTACATGGTTCTATTAATTGGGAATTTGAAGAAAAACAATTAGTAGAAAAAAATGACCCTATTGATAATGCTGAGCTGATTTTTGGTGTTCAACATAAGATGACTTCAAATGACCCTTATCTTTATTATGCTTCAAAATTAAGAGAAGCTTGTATTGGGAATATCAGATTAATTGTAGTTGTGGGATATTCATTTGCAGACGAATATGTAAATATTATTCTATCCCAAGGTTTAAAAAGAAAGAATGTCCGGCTGTTATGCGTTGGCCCTGAAAAGGGTGAAAAAGAAAAGGAAAGAATAGCTAATAACTTATCCCTTGAGAGCATGGATCAAATCATATTTGTAAATATGGGAGCAAAGGAATTTTTTACAAAACATTTGAATATTGAGTATTTTAAAAGCCAAATAAAACATCAAGATAGTGACTAGTCCTTTTAATGTAAGATGGAGAGAATGTGCTAATGAATCTGGGCTCAGATAGATTACAAATTATGATTTTCAAAAGTTTTTTGAGGTGGTACTTAAAGCAAATATTAATATACCTCCTCAAGGTATCTAATAATAGATAGTATGTTTTGCAAAACCAGTTTTCTGTAAAGCTTCATTAGTAAGTGACATAATGACTTGTGCCAAAAGACTTAAATAACTAAAGCCTTGTGGCATAGCTACATAGGTCTATGCGACGCGGTAATATCACTTACCCAAAGCTGATTCGGTCTTTCTACAACCAATTTTTTAATTAGGTTGGGATATTTCCTGAAAGGATGATCTGAGTTAGTTGTTCGAGGCTTTCTTTTGGTACGATAAACAAGCATATTGTTCTTTTTTAAAAGACTGTTCAAGGATTGTCTATTGGCCAATAAGAAATCTTTCAGCAGAAAGTAAAGCTTGGCAGTGCCTATTTGAGGAATTTTATCCCTAATATTAGATGCTTTTTCTAATACGAGAGCATCTGTTATTTCCTTATCATCGTTCCTGCTGATCAATTCATAAAAACTCTGTCTATGAGTTCCAAACTCATCACATAACCGCTATATTCCTACAGTAGGCGGCACCCGCGGTGATGCCATTTCTTCATTTCCATGACTGTAGTTTTCCAAAACTTTTTTGCGGCTGCAAGCTTAAATAAATACCTTATTCTTTATTCTAATATTCACTGATTTTAAGGTATCTATTTAGAGAAAATGATGGTACAACAATTTCCGAAAGTTAATGCTACTTTTTATATGTTTAAGACTGTAACTTAAGTTAACTGAAAGTCAGACACTTACAAATTATACTATTTTTTTGGTAAAAATATTGAACTTCTTTTCTGAGCAATAGTGTTGTTTGCATAGTTTTAATTATCATCTACCATCGTTCCCAATAAACAGAATTAAGTTATTTGTATAGAAAGCATAAATTCTATTTTTTCAACAAAATATAAGCTTTAAATAATTCTATCCTTCATAATAGCATAGTTATGTATTGGTATGATTTCACATGTCAATATTACAATGCTATTTTTTCTTAATAAATATTAGAATGTAAATACCGATTCACTCTTCAATAGAATTTTTTCAAAACTAAATTTAAAAAAGATGAAAAACGTATACAATGTTTTTAAGAGGAATGTACTAAGAATATTCTTAGAGCTAATCATACTATTTTTCTTTGTTAGTTGTGCACTTTTTGAGGAAGATGTATCTCCTAGTTCAGATGATGTTGAATCAACAATTAATACATTTTGTTCAGCAAATGTTAAAGATTTTGGTGCAGTAGGAGATGGTCAAACTGATGATACAAAGGCTTTTAAAAATGCTTTAAATTCTATCGGATTTGGAGGTCAAGTGTGTGTACCATCTGGTACATATTTAATTAGTTCGACTTTATCATTAAAGAGTAATACTACTTTATCAGGAGAGGGATTTTCTTCACTTATAAAAAGGACTCGAGAAACGAGTATTTTTGTAAGTGATAGTGTTTCAAATGTTATAGTGGAAAATTTAGCAATAGATTTTAATGGCCTTGAAATTCCAGAAAATGCAAATAGATTATTTGCTAACGCAATAGCATTTAGAGAGCATAGCAAAAATATAACAATTAGAAATATAAATATTTTTGATAGCCAAAGTAATGATGTATGTTGTGTACATGCTATTTTAGTTAGACAATGTGAAAACGTATGGATTGAGAATAATTTAATTGAGGGAGGAAGTAGAATTAAAGCAGGAGGTATTGGAAATAAACTTATAATAAAAAATAATATAGTAACTGATGCATATGATAATGGGATAACAATTGCAGACGAGGGAACTGGTGATCATATTATTACCAGAAATTATATTATTGAAAATAATATAATTGAAAGAGCTAAAGGAGCTTCAATATATTTAGGCGATGATGGTAAGGATAAGGGCGACCCCAATGCTATTAAGTTAAGGAATCCACATGATGTGAAACAGCAAAATCTTACTATATTTAGATAAATTTTGTTATGTGAATTTAGAAAACGGTATTACCATGAACAGGATTCTCAATGAGAAGGTATCTTACGGACCTTCAAAAAAAAATCTTTGCCCTCATCCATAGCCCAAGGAGTCCTGAGCTTTACAGGTGCTCGGAAAAGGACTTTACAAGAGCTTCACCACTCAGTTTCGCCAACATAACCAAGTGTATCCTCAACCTTTTTAAGGAGTCTGTGGAGTACAATATACAAGAAATACTCCCAGAACTCTTGGCACCAGTAGTAACCGGTAGTGCCTTCACCCAGGCAAGATACAAGATATCGCCAACTTTCTTCAATGACCTCAATGGTTTGACTGTCGAGAGCTACATGATCTCGAACAAACGTTACTGGAAAGAACATGTGCTGCTCGCTGGCGATGGTAGCAGCCTGAACCTGCCCATCTCCGATGACATAAAGGACGTTTTCGGAGTGCATGCTACCACTTCCCACGGTGTGGACCGCTGCGCGGCACGGATATTCTTTATGCATGATGTGCTGAACAATATAGTCGTGGATAGCCGTTTGGACAGGATGGATACAGGAGAAAAATCCATGCTCTATGATATCCTTGAGACCATTGCCCACATGGAAGGCCTTTTCCTCTTAGATAGGAACTTCGGATATTTTTCGGTATTAAAGCATCTTATGTTTGCAGGGCGTGACTTCTGCGTACGTTTCGCTGTGGGTGCCTCCAACTTCACCAAGCAGGTGATGCTGGAGGAAAGGGAAGACTTTATCATAGAGTGGCGACCAAGTCGCAAGGAGCGGCTCACCTGCACCAGAGATGAGATGGACGATTCCCCCATAAGGGTAAGGGTGGTCAAGGTGGAACTGGATACCGGGGAGACAGAACTGCTCATCACTTCCTTGCTCGATCAAGATGAATACACCACTGATGACATCAAAGGACTCTACCATTTGAGATGGGGCGTGGAGGAATGCTTCAAGAAACTCAAACCCAAGATGAAGATAGAACAGTTCGGCTGTAAAAAAGCACAAGGTGTACTACAGGAGTTCTACGCACATATATTTACCCTCAACATGACCAGTCTAGTGGCCGCTCCTGCGCAGGATATCATAAAACGGAAAACGGCCAAGAGGCGGTTAGACTACAAGTGCAATTGGAAGAATGCCTATAGGTTCTGGCGAAAGAGTATCATAGATTTCCTCTCCTGTCGCTGTATAGATAGGATATTAAAGATACTCACCGATAAAATCGCAAGTTCGATGACAGCTATAAAGCCGGGAAGACATTTTCCAAGGGGGACAAGGATCAAGCAGCGGGCAGGTGTGATTACCCAGTACAACAAATAAGGAAAAGTCTGTAATAATCCATATCGCCCGATACCCAGCTTCCTGTATTTAGATAGTGAGGTCTAATTCTAATGTTCAAAATTTAAAATAGCAAATGATGATGGTGAAAATGTATCATCTGCAAATGTTATTGATACATTACCAATCAAAAAATAGATAGAAAAATGCTTAACTTAATAGCATTGAGGGCGACCCTGATCGCACAGGAAATAATGTTACCTACAATATAATTATTGATGGAAATATATTGTTAGGACCAGTACCAGAAAACGTTAATATGTTGCATGTAGGACTCGCATCAACGACAAAACAAATACATATTACTAATAATCTAATTGAAAGCGGGTTTGAAGAATATTCAGGTAATACAAGCGGTATTTTAGTTAAAATAAAAGAGAATGATATTGGTCAACCAGGAGAAGATTTTTTAATAGCTAATAATACATTGAGTGGTTACTTTGGTCAAGGTAGTATTTGGTTAAAAGAACTAACAAATGTTAGAATTTCTAATAACCAGATATCACATGGAGGTTCTAGAGGTTTGAGGCTAACACTGGTAAATGATGCTATTATTGGTGGGAATCTCATTAATAATCCAAATATAGGTATACAGGTTGAAAATACCTGTATAGGATTGATATTTGAAAATAACATTATAAAAAATAGTTATGACAATGGAATAGAACTCAAAACTGTTTCAAAAGAAGAAATAATTCAAGCCTATTTTTATGGTAATAGGGTTTCAGATAGTCAAAAAAAACCATTATATGAGAAAGGTGATGGGATATATGATACAAAATATTATATGAATGAGTTTATAGGAAATTTAGAACCATCATCACCATCAATTAATGTAATTAATGATAGAGGGGGGAATAATAATGAAAATTAACCAATCTTAATTCTAAGAAGATGGTCTAGTTATATTTGCTAGATCATCTTTAGATATTTAAAAAATTTTCAGCAATATCTCTACAAAATAAACTGATAACCCCCATTTATGTTAAGTATTTCAGTTCTTCGGCAAAGTCAGAGTAGGGGAGAATAATCAGCTTCCAGCAGAATCAAAAGCCAAATCGTGGCCTTTAATTTTTGACATCTCCTACCAAAGAAAATTTTACTGCTTTTAAGCCCTGTAAAACTTATCTAATGTTTAGCCTCAAGCCATATTTTATGGAAGTGAGGATGCAAGAGTTATTGATTTCTAGAGTGGCGGTTTTTGAAGATTTGGTAATAGCAAATTACCATAAAAGTGAATAATATGTCAATGCAAAATATCAAAAGCACATTTTAATCGTAAAAAAAAGCAATTTTAAACGAAATTTTATTAAAAATTATTGTGATAAAAAAACTTGAATTAATGAGCTTAGCATACATATCTATACTGTAAATGAATGTTAATTTCGATCTAACCTCGCTTAATGCAACCAATTATAATTAGATTTTGATAAAGAGTTTACTTTAGACGTATGCATTACAGGAGCATCAGATGAATGAAAATCGGAGTAAATTATAAAATTCTAAGAAAAACCAGTAATATTTTAACATTGTATAGATATTACCTACCCCTTGATTGGCATTTATTATGCTGTTTAATTTGCACATATAACTAAAAAATAGCAAACAAAACCAACTTATACCATGAATTCACTTCTATATTTAAATTGTTCATTCCTACTTTAATCCATTGCCAAGCTTTCGGAAATACTGAATAAATACCACTCTGATCATTACTAACAATACATTACTTTAAAAATTTTAATACTTAAATATTCACATATTCATACTTTGGATTTTATTCAAAGATGAATACAATTTATATCACATGAAAATCAAATCATTTCCCTTAAACAACTATCAGTCGTTGTTGTGGGTAGTATGTATGTTGATAGCAATTAATTTAAATGCTCAAACCACTACTACCTACGAAGCAGAAGATAATTACGAGGTAATCACTGATTTTGAAGGCGAGATTGCTTTAGTTTACATAGGTGCATTTAGTAATGAAAAAGGGGTAAACATTTACAATACGGGCGACCGAATTGGTATAGATGTCACTGCAGCAAGTGCTGGAGACTACATTATTAAAGTACAAGTACGTTCAGGTAACTCCAATGGCAATACCACATTTTGGCCAGATGCTTATGAGTTTGCGCTAGATGACACCACCAATATCATCGCCCTGACAGGAGATACAACAACCGTAGTAGCAATTACTGAGTTAGGAGGAGGAGCAGTTGGTATCATGGAATCAGAAGAACTTAGTTTAACTGCTGGCACCCATCGTGTTTTTATTAAAATGTTAGGGGGCTGGGGAGCTGTTGACTATGTAAGTATTACTGGACCAGTTAATAATAATCAATCACCAGTAGCTGATGCAGGAGTAGATCAAACTATTACATTGCCTACAAGTAGTGTAACATTGAATGGCTCTGGGAGTGATCCAGATGGAGAAAGTGTTACATACAACTGGAGTCAATTAAGTGGACCCAACACAGCCAGTTTTAGTAGTACAACGATAGTTAATCCGACAGTAAGTGGACTTATTGAAGGAAGTTATCAATTCCAATTAGCTGTAACAGATCAGAGTGCTGCAATTACTTACGATACCTTGGCAGTTACAGTAAATCCAGCAGCAGTTACAAGTACTGAAGTTCTCTATGAAGCAGAAGATAATTACGAGGTAATCACTGATTTTGAAGGCGAGATTGCTTTAGTTTACATAGGTGCATTTAGTAATGAAAAAGGGGTAAACATTTACAATACGGGCGACCGAATTGGTATAGATGTCACTGCAGCAAGTGCTGGAGACTACATTATTAAAGTACAAGTACGTTCAGGTAACTCCAATGGCAATACCACATTTTGGCCAGATGCTTATGAGTTTGCGCTAGATGACACCACCAATATCATCGCCCTGACAGGAGATACAACAACCGTAGTAGCAATTACTGAGTTAGGAGGAGGAGCAGTTGGTATCATGGAATCAGAAGAACTTAGTTTAACTGCTGGCACCCATCGTGTTTTTATTAAAATGTTAGGGGGCTGGGGAGCTGTTGACTATGTAAGTATTACTGGACCAGTTAATAATAATCAATCACCAGTAGCTGATGCAGGAGTAGATCAAACTATTACATTGCCTACAAGTAGTGTAACATTGAATGGCTCTGGGAGTGATCCAGATGGAGAAAGTGTTACATACAACTGGAGTCAATTAAGTGGACCCAACACAGCCAGTTTTAGTAGTACAACGATAGTTAATCCGACAGTAAGTGGACTTATTGAAGGAAGTTATCAATTCCAATTAGCTGTAACAGATCAGAGTGCTGCAATTACTTACGATACCTTGGCAGTTACAGTAAATCCAGCAGCAGTTACAAGTACTGAAGTTCTCTATGAAGCAGAAGATAATTATGAGGTAATCACTGATT
This window of the Chondrinema litorale genome carries:
- a CDS encoding right-handed parallel beta-helix repeat-containing protein, giving the protein MLGPVPENVNMLHVGLASTTKQIHITNNLIESGFEEYSGNTSGILVKIKENDIGQPGEDFLIANNTLSGYFGQGSIWLKELTNVRISNNQISHGGSRGLRLTLVNDAIIGGNLINNPNIGIQVENTCIGLIFENNIIKNSYDNGIELKTVSKEEIIQAYFYGNRVSDSQKKPLYEKGDGIYDTKYYMNEFIGNLEPSSPSINVINDRGGNNNEN
- a CDS encoding glycosyl hydrolase family 28-related protein yields the protein MKNVYNVFKRNVLRIFLELIILFFFVSCALFEEDVSPSSDDVESTINTFCSANVKDFGAVGDGQTDDTKAFKNALNSIGFGGQVCVPSGTYLISSTLSLKSNTTLSGEGFSSLIKRTRETSIFVSDSVSNVIVENLAIDFNGLEIPENANRLFANAIAFREHSKNITIRNINIFDSQSNDVCCVHAILVRQCENVWIENNLIEGGSRIKAGGIGNKLIIKNNIVTDAYDNGITIADEGTGDHIITRNYIIENNIIERAKGASIYLGDDGKDKGDPNAIKLRNPHDVKQQNLTIFR
- a CDS encoding SIR2 family protein; amino-acid sequence: MLEAKRIHFFLTKDYEEVKEEIEAHLNLKKAIIKDNKTHECGNKFEQIENFTKEINPSQTIDFNILKLSAVFFVESDPSFIYFDNYIKSSPEEFQKKEDMLNEGYDFPIYRFLFDKEGLGKGTFNFLTTISQSNTALSDDNITSPLLNITKNTNFANYKLTLKDNLKSQMMVALVDETKGNRVLGVMKIFSEWKEPLFAFKRNEVVSMIKETAKQLSIIQGKDKLKGQLFFLLGAGASLEAKIPTSNEMVKKIEDCFTTGKKKDVKKWKDVEGLFNFLKSCIIYSEGIFGQFGQFNVEKLLIVMAEIEKKDKNIMYPFIGAWNIRLFDQAGENFDKLKKLNGLIRGKLKEWLEIEYLDAKYYEGFRVLQSQMDDPLKIFTLNYDLCFEKVVGNNIFTVETGFNKNNMVWNQHNFENTDNKHFLLFKLHGSINWEFEEKQLVEKNDPIDNAELIFGVQHKMTSNDPYLYYASKLREACIGNIRLIVVVGYSFADEYVNIILSQGLKRKNVRLLCVGPEKGEKEKERIANNLSLESMDQIIFVNMGAKEFFTKHLNIEYFKSQIKHQDSD
- a CDS encoding IS4 family transposase, whose protein sequence is MRRYLTDLQKKIFALIHSPRSPELYRCSEKDFTRASPLSFANITKCILNLFKESVEYNIQEILPELLAPVVTGSAFTQARYKISPTFFNDLNGLTVESYMISNKRYWKEHVLLAGDGSSLNLPISDDIKDVFGVHATTSHGVDRCAARIFFMHDVLNNIVVDSRLDRMDTGEKSMLYDILETIAHMEGLFLLDRNFGYFSVLKHLMFAGRDFCVRFAVGASNFTKQVMLEEREDFIIEWRPSRKERLTCTRDEMDDSPIRVRVVKVELDTGETELLITSLLDQDEYTTDDIKGLYHLRWGVEECFKKLKPKMKIEQFGCKKAQGVLQEFYAHIFTLNMTSLVAAPAQDIIKRKTAKRRLDYKCNWKNAYRFWRKSIIDFLSCRCIDRILKILTDKIASSMTAIKPGRHFPRGTRIKQRAGVITQYNK
- a CDS encoding PKD domain-containing protein; translation: MKIKSFPLNNYQSLLWVVCMLIAINLNAQTTTTYEAEDNYEVITDFEGEIALVYIGAFSNEKGVNIYNTGDRIGIDVTAASAGDYIIKVQVRSGNSNGNTTFWPDAYEFALDDTTNIIALTGDTTTVVAITELGGGAVGIMESEELSLTAGTHRVFIKMLGGWGAVDYVSITGPVNNNQSPVADAGVDQTITLPTSSVTLNGSGSDPDGESVTYNWSQLSGPNTASFSSTTIVNPTVSGLIEGSYQFQLAVTDQSAAITYDTLAVTVNPAAVTSTEVLYEAEDNYEVITDFEGEIALVYIGAFSNEKGVNIYNTGDRIGIDVTAASAGDYIIKVQVRSGNSNGNTTFWPDAYEFALDDTTNIIALTGDTTTVVAITELGGGAVGIMESEELSLTAGTHRVFIKMLGGWGAVDYVSITGPVNNNQSPVADAGVDQTITLPTSSVTLNGSGSDPDGESVTYNWSQLSGPNTASFSSTTIVNPTVSGLIEGSYQFQLAVTDQSAAITYDTLAVTVNPAAVTSTEVLYEAEDNYEVITDFEGEIGLVYIGAFSNEKGVNLYNTGDRIGIDVTAASAGDYIIKAHVRSGNSNGNTTFWPDAYEFALDDTTNIITLAGDTTTVVAITELGGGAVGVMESEELSLTAGTHRVFIKMLGGWGAVDYVSITGPIGNENTETRELYAQSSGDWSEITWSYVAEPSSSEDYATSPPTAEDDVYINGVLVSIANNDGLCKNLIISDKDGNVGILQVNGKKLTVHGEVQLKNNTVEGSTITVVSAGEISIE